A genomic window from Spiroplasma endosymbiont of Labia minor includes:
- a CDS encoding lipoprotein, whose translation MKKLLSMISAFGLTLMSTTSIVSCTSHSSEDDYVIDVGKMQFTNIYVKVKNRDNLTQADIDKAKIQAKDSIQADLLKYNKNADIDRDVRLEFDDLIHAPNGSNIYIWHHGRWHQ comes from the coding sequence ATGAAAAAATTATTAAGTATGATATCAGCTTTTGGTTTAACGTTAATGTCAACTACAAGTATTGTATCTTGTACTAGTCATTCATCGGAAGACGATTATGTTATTGATGTGGGTAAAATGCAATTTACCAATATATATGTTAAAGTTAAAAATAGAGATAATTTAACTCAAGCTGATATAGATAAAGCTAAAATACAAGCAAAAGATTCAATTCAAGCAGATCTTTTAAAATATAATAAAAATGCTGATATTGATCGTGATGTTAGATTAGAGTTTGATGACTTAATTCATGCGCCAAATGGATCTAATATATATATATGGCACCATGGGAGATGACATCAATAG
- a CDS encoding ECF transporter S component: protein MNKKLSKKTIPNIAKTKRLVAIAVFTAIAIVIRISTASIPGVEFVTFLILSYAFFLPLMDSFIICFITTLIATLLTGFGPWYLVQFIYYPLSVLIIWLCRKLILNQWIFASVISFFSGPWVIFWYFMSDLTLNNVVYAIANIFTAVPIALIQMIVSFCACVILLPGINKIMETSGTSLYAPYIKINLMKTYRYSTVINGLIAFVFILAGIVGTYFLFQTTWYFITLQHQYVWKNTYESKYGLLPEKEYNKVLNNLKNNQSAVVTIIGDMKLISYVTVLDSKTKLSEYIISTDNELSGDDFKMVFDYKGYGQAIYLTGFSLKIENPYSSQNPVQHWGGDYTNNAGHGTCPYILQGSNFESSGAGFINIEKNVVYQFSYDYISGISHKSCTY, encoded by the coding sequence GTGAATAAAAAACTATCTAAAAAAACTATTCCAAACATTGCAAAAACTAAAAGATTAGTGGCCATAGCAGTATTTACGGCAATAGCAATTGTGATAAGGATATCTACTGCATCAATACCGGGTGTCGAATTCGTTACGTTTTTAATTTTAAGTTATGCATTTTTTTTACCATTAATGGATTCTTTTATAATTTGTTTTATCACAACTTTAATTGCGACATTACTTACGGGGTTTGGCCCTTGATATTTAGTTCAATTTATTTATTATCCACTTTCTGTACTAATTATTTGATTATGTAGAAAATTAATTTTAAACCAATGAATTTTTGCTTCAGTAATAAGTTTTTTTTCTGGCCCTTGAGTAATTTTTTGATATTTTATGTCAGATTTGACATTAAATAATGTTGTTTATGCAATAGCAAATATATTTACAGCTGTACCAATCGCTTTGATTCAAATGATTGTTTCTTTTTGCGCTTGTGTTATTTTATTGCCGGGTATAAATAAAATTATGGAAACTTCGGGTACAAGTTTGTATGCACCATACATTAAAATAAATCTGATGAAAACTTATCGTTATTCGACTGTTATTAATGGTTTGATAGCATTTGTATTTATATTGGCAGGAATTGTGGGGACTTATTTTTTGTTTCAAACAACTTGATATTTTATAACATTACAACATCAATATGTTTGAAAAAATACATATGAATCTAAATACGGTTTACTACCTGAAAAAGAATATAATAAAGTACTAAATAATTTAAAGAATAATCAAAGTGCTGTGGTTACTATAATTGGTGATATGAAATTAATTAGTTATGTAACGGTGTTAGATTCAAAAACTAAACTTTCTGAATACATTATTTCTACAGATAACGAATTATCAGGTGATGATTTTAAAATGGTTTTTGATTATAAAGGATATGGACAAGCAATTTATTTAACGGGTTTCTCTTTAAAAATAGAAAATCCATATTCTAGTCAAAATCCAGTTCAACATTGAGGTGGAGATTATACAAATAATGCAGGACATGGAACATGTCCTTATATTTTACAAGGATCTAATTTTGAATCTTCCGGAGCAGGATTTATTAACATTGAAAAAAATGTTGTCTATCAATTTTCATACGATTATATATCAGGAATATCGCATAAATCATGCACTTACTAA
- a CDS encoding DeoR/GlpR family DNA-binding transcription regulator yields MYREERILIYFGYLNKHKFVSTKAFLQFAKNEDIKEITARRDLINLKNHGLISMELGLIQLLTSKTGEIPRIKKQTLNNDSKLEIAKKAVKFLSNDDVIFVSAGTTMEKFISKIHVIIDTLYTNGLEIVREASKNPYIKKIILFGGRFRSKSSSVVGTFALREIEQMRFFKAFFSVTNLDSNGTLWNNHIEEAIVLNEIIKKSNYSYLLLDDSKIGSLGTSKVCYLSEVTHFITNKNESKDQIDRLSKFTNII; encoded by the coding sequence ATGTATAGAGAAGAACGCATATTAATATATTTTGGATATTTAAACAAACATAAATTTGTTTCAACAAAAGCATTTTTACAATTTGCAAAAAATGAAGATATAAAAGAAATAACAGCCAGAAGAGATTTAATTAATTTAAAAAACCATGGTTTAATTTCAATGGAATTGGGGCTAATTCAACTTTTAACATCCAAAACCGGAGAAATTCCCAGGATTAAAAAGCAAACTTTAAATAATGATTCTAAACTTGAAATAGCCAAAAAAGCTGTTAAATTTTTGTCAAATGATGATGTTATTTTTGTATCTGCTGGAACAACTATGGAAAAATTTATTTCAAAAATTCATGTTATTATAGATACTTTATATACAAACGGACTTGAAATCGTTAGGGAAGCTTCAAAAAATCCATATATTAAAAAAATAATTTTATTTGGAGGTAGATTTCGTTCTAAATCAAGTTCAGTTGTTGGCACATTTGCTTTAAGAGAAATTGAACAAATGCGATTTTTTAAAGCTTTTTTTTCAGTAACTAATTTAGATTCTAATGGTACATTATGAAATAATCATATAGAAGAAGCCATAGTTTTAAATGAAATTATAAAAAAATCTAATTATTCATATTTATTGTTGGATGATTCTAAAATTGGCAGTTTAGGAACATCAAAAGTTTGTTATTTATCTGAGGTAACACATTTCATTACAAACAAAAATGAAAGTAAAGATCAAATTGATAGACTAAGTAAATTCACCAATATTATCTAG
- the pheT gene encoding phenylalanine--tRNA ligase subunit beta: MKLSWNLLNQFVDLQKFTVNDVANKLTLTGIEVEEIVPLFENTNLVVGEIISAISIEAKPEDKLCKVSIGNEILQIICGAPNARAGIKVVVAKLEANLKHINKIIDKRTVAGVDSFGMICSLEEIGIKKNYLSETEQMSIIELPNDAEVGNENPLKYIGADDVSLELSITPNRIDVYSVYGVAKEISSIMNAKFIWDEKKFERKFKTKFDVEIKTTSIIAYTMSEIKNVSTTISNLNLRLWLLASGQQPINNLVDAGNLVMLIYNQPLHVFDADKLSSNKFTLVDNIDEKITTLDGETNEIKKEDIVISNVNPVVIAGVKGLLNSAVSSETKNLLIESAIFDPISIRKTAKRMQIQSESSNRFARGLVGDHLLNAHELYFSILGEANHNAIPSNIAVFKNFENVNPQINFEIKWLNNYLATNFSDEKILDTLKKLNFKIIDKNNSYDVTAPSYRNDIKIREDIAEEIIRVNGFGFIKTELPVVQVKEIKPHSDYFSHANIVRNLLSANGLNEVITYSLVNQKSYSHFDSLIKTKNQYKLSNPATNLHEIVRKSLIPSLYQVINYNLNRKQSNINIFEISKVSIDDDKEIQLLSIALCGKLIVKKFYNENKSDFFVLKGIIENLFLSLNINENKIKWERIENNNQDLHPNKSAYIKIDEEIVGVIGEIHPLKAKQIGIPNSVLICEIILDKLLNNSITKKFFIAPSIYPIQERDIAFMINSNILVNNIVDFVVSLNIKEVKSVELFDVFVNHEFGDRKKSIAINIIFQSDDKTLDSVLIDEYTSTITNEVIKKFKAEIR, encoded by the coding sequence GTGAAATTGTCATGAAATTTACTAAATCAATTTGTTGACTTGCAAAAATTTACTGTTAACGATGTTGCAAATAAGTTAACATTAACAGGAATTGAAGTTGAAGAAATTGTGCCTTTATTTGAAAATACAAATTTAGTTGTAGGTGAAATAATTTCTGCAATATCAATTGAAGCTAAACCAGAAGATAAATTATGCAAAGTATCAATAGGTAATGAGATTTTACAAATTATTTGTGGTGCACCTAATGCTAGAGCGGGAATAAAAGTTGTTGTTGCAAAATTAGAAGCAAACTTAAAACATATAAATAAAATAATAGACAAGAGAACTGTTGCTGGTGTAGATTCATTTGGTATGATTTGTTCACTTGAAGAAATAGGAATTAAAAAAAATTATTTATCAGAAACAGAACAGATGTCTATAATAGAACTACCAAACGATGCAGAAGTTGGCAATGAAAACCCATTAAAATATATAGGTGCTGATGATGTATCGTTGGAACTTTCTATTACACCAAATCGTATTGATGTTTATTCTGTTTATGGGGTTGCAAAAGAAATTTCATCAATTATGAATGCTAAATTCATTTGAGACGAAAAAAAATTTGAAAGAAAGTTTAAAACAAAATTTGATGTTGAAATCAAAACAACATCAATAATTGCATATACTATGTCTGAAATAAAAAATGTTTCTACTACAATATCAAATTTAAATTTACGTTTATGATTATTAGCATCAGGTCAACAACCAATCAATAATTTAGTTGACGCAGGTAATTTAGTTATGCTAATTTATAATCAGCCATTGCATGTTTTTGATGCAGATAAATTAAGTTCAAATAAATTTACACTTGTAGACAATATTGATGAAAAGATAACAACTTTAGATGGTGAAACAAACGAAATAAAAAAAGAAGATATAGTTATTTCAAATGTTAATCCTGTAGTTATTGCTGGAGTTAAAGGACTATTGAATTCAGCTGTATCTAGTGAAACAAAAAATTTATTGATTGAGTCAGCTATTTTCGATCCGATCTCGATTAGAAAAACTGCAAAGCGTATGCAAATACAATCAGAATCATCAAATAGATTTGCTAGAGGGTTAGTTGGTGATCATTTACTTAATGCACATGAATTGTATTTTTCTATTTTGGGTGAAGCAAATCATAATGCAATTCCATCTAATATTGCAGTGTTTAAAAATTTTGAAAATGTAAATCCACAAATTAATTTTGAAATAAAATGATTAAATAATTATTTAGCTACTAATTTTTCTGATGAAAAAATTTTAGACACTTTAAAAAAATTGAATTTTAAAATTATAGATAAAAATAATTCATATGATGTTACTGCACCATCATATCGAAATGATATAAAAATACGAGAAGATATAGCAGAAGAAATAATTAGAGTAAATGGTTTTGGATTTATAAAAACAGAACTTCCTGTGGTTCAAGTCAAAGAAATAAAACCACATAGTGATTATTTTTCACATGCAAATATAGTTAGAAATTTATTATCTGCAAATGGATTAAATGAAGTAATTACGTATTCACTAGTAAATCAAAAAAGTTATTCGCATTTTGATTCATTAATAAAAACAAAAAATCAATATAAATTGTCAAACCCCGCAACTAATTTGCATGAAATAGTTAGAAAATCATTAATACCTAGTTTGTATCAGGTAATAAATTATAATTTAAATAGAAAACAATCTAATATAAATATTTTTGAAATTTCAAAAGTTTCAATAGATGACGATAAAGAAATTCAATTGTTATCTATTGCTTTATGTGGAAAATTAATTGTAAAGAAATTTTATAACGAAAATAAATCAGATTTTTTTGTTTTAAAAGGCATAATTGAGAATTTATTTTTAAGTTTAAATATTAATGAAAATAAAATTAAATGAGAAAGAATTGAAAATAACAATCAAGATCTACATCCAAATAAATCAGCTTATATAAAAATAGATGAAGAAATTGTTGGTGTAATTGGTGAAATACATCCTTTGAAAGCAAAACAAATAGGTATTCCAAATTCTGTATTAATTTGCGAAATAATTTTAGATAAGTTATTAAATAATTCTATAACTAAGAAATTTTTTATAGCACCTTCAATTTACCCAATTCAAGAAAGAGATATTGCATTTATGATTAATTCAAATATCTTGGTAAATAACATAGTTGATTTTGTAGTTTCATTGAATATAAAGGAAGTAAAATCAGTGGAATTATTTGATGTTTTTGTGAATCATGAATTTGGTGATCGAAAAAAATCTATAGCTATAAATATAATTTTTCAATCAGATGATAAAACTTTAGATTCTGTTTTGATTGATGAATATACATCTACAATCACAAATGAAGTTATTAAAAAATTTAAAGCAGAAATTCGTTAA
- a CDS encoding NCS2 family permease yields MNEKTLESEKKKDSKLLKDENNHDLEVSKSKNNKLEKWFKFSDLNTILKKEIVGGISTFLAMVYILSVEPDMLSQAKGIDGTPSMSAGGVFLATVLISFLTTALMGIFANLPIGMSPSMGVNAMFTFTISNNSNIGYQGALIATCLSSILFFIFSLTKIRKIIIESIPHSLNLAIGSGIGCFIAYVGISSMGWVSHSGGVPVASLSNLKDTYVGIIIGMVVFSLILIFHTLKIPGAIAIAIAIGLILSLIIANTAYQNNAVSTYIGSSKWKGWSYSDFSGLWTNLKNIYSEIGNKKIWSSPTLYISSLVFILLIFFDATGTITSLNRNITHFANLPERNLPKTALIIDSLSSVLGSTVGLSHMTAYVESNVGIAAGARTGVAAIVIAIFFGLAVILYPLFSLIPPCVTAGATLFVGSLMFLQIKNIEWAKPEITISTFVLLIFMIVTYDITNGIAVGIITYTVVACAAKKIKEISPILWILNVVFIIYFVAFAFL; encoded by the coding sequence ATGAACGAAAAGACTTTAGAATCTGAAAAGAAAAAAGATTCCAAACTTTTAAAAGATGAAAATAATCATGATTTAGAAGTTAGTAAATCTAAAAATAATAAATTAGAGAAGTGATTTAAATTTTCAGATTTAAACACAATATTAAAAAAAGAAATAGTTGGAGGAATTTCAACATTCCTAGCTATGGTTTATATATTATCTGTAGAACCAGATATGCTTTCACAAGCTAAAGGTATTGATGGAACTCCATCAATGTCTGCGGGTGGTGTTTTCTTAGCAACTGTTTTAATTTCCTTTTTAACAACAGCTTTAATGGGGATTTTTGCAAATTTACCAATTGGAATGTCTCCATCTATGGGTGTTAATGCCATGTTTACTTTTACAATTTCAAATAATTCAAATATTGGCTATCAAGGTGCACTTATTGCCACTTGTTTGTCTTCTATTTTATTTTTCATTTTTTCATTAACAAAAATCAGAAAAATAATTATAGAATCAATACCTCATTCGCTTAATTTAGCAATTGGTTCTGGAATCGGTTGTTTTATAGCTTATGTTGGTATTTCATCTATGGGTTGAGTTAGCCATTCTGGTGGTGTACCTGTCGCAAGTTTATCGAATTTGAAAGATACGTACGTTGGCATAATTATTGGTATGGTTGTATTTTCATTAATATTAATTTTTCATACATTAAAAATCCCTGGTGCAATAGCAATAGCAATAGCAATTGGATTAATTCTTTCTTTAATTATTGCAAATACTGCATATCAAAATAACGCAGTCAGTACTTATATAGGAAGTAGTAAGTGAAAAGGATGAAGTTATTCTGATTTTTCTGGTTTATGAACAAATCTTAAAAATATTTATTCAGAAATTGGTAATAAAAAAATCTGATCAAGTCCTACCTTATATATATCTTCATTAGTATTTATTTTACTAATATTTTTTGATGCAACAGGTACAATTACATCACTTAATCGTAATATTACACATTTTGCAAATTTACCAGAAAGAAACTTGCCAAAAACAGCTTTAATTATAGATTCATTATCATCTGTTTTAGGATCAACTGTTGGTTTGTCGCATATGACTGCTTATGTTGAATCAAATGTTGGTATCGCAGCTGGCGCAAGAACAGGTGTAGCTGCAATTGTAATAGCTATTTTCTTTGGTCTAGCTGTAATTTTATATCCGTTATTTTCATTAATACCACCTTGTGTTACTGCTGGAGCAACTTTATTTGTTGGTTCACTAATGTTTTTACAAATAAAAAATATAGAATGAGCAAAACCAGAAATTACAATAAGTACGTTTGTATTGTTGATATTTATGATAGTTACATATGATATTACAAATGGTATAGCTGTTGGAATAATCACATATACAGTAGTGGCTTGTGCTGCAAAAAAAATTAAAGAAATTTCGCCGATTTTATGGATATTAAATGTTGTGTTTATTATTTATTTTGTCGCTTTTGCATTTTTATAG
- a CDS encoding vitamin B12-dependent ribonucleotide reductase, with protein sequence MYDKQLIESLNKDIKDHFPHLKQIEESYSKYFEGVSRLVMIDRYSQKDKELLSLKKGDLIVTVLKENSVFPARGIGRVTHINKENETVKIVVEEEFIGQIDTAILVDGTNNIIERPLILVEKPLEIFYEQIAYRVAHALAINEDSKNKNEIAEDFFHELSDLNVIPAGRVLHGAGSGSNVTFFNCFVMPMIKDSRTGISNHRSEVMEIMSRGGGVGTNGSTLRPKGELAKTVGGKSSGAVSWLNDIASLTHLVEQGGSRRGAQMIMMADWHPDIVEFIISKMQNPKILQWLKNNAKDELIREEARRKLKFIPLTYHEQIMYEHLLRDQTLPADVISEISTKLNDGGIWEVNNPNFLTGANISIAITNDFMNAVEKDLDWELKFPDITNYTKSQKEAYDEKWSSIGDVRVWEQMGYKIKTHHKLKAKDLWDLINFCANYSAEPGIFFMDVANEMTNAKSYGMSVVATNPCGEQPLAAYSVCNLAAVNLANFVNKKTGEILFDKLKHTITTTVRMQDNVIDVTPYFLEANKNQAINERRVGLGVMGLHDLLIWSGYRYGSKKANEITDKIFEVIATTAYQASVDLAKIKGSFPYLESKEAFINTGYMKKMPQKIREAVLRDGIRNSHLLTIAPTGSTGTMVGVSTGLEPYFGFKFYRSGRLGKNIEINARIVTEYLTQHSEYTDKNLPDIFVSAMELTPEEHVDVQTTIQRWVDSSISKTVNAPRGFAVKDVEKIYMRLFKNGAKGGTVYVDGSRDSQVLSLSNDDSKQDQSSFVQLEIDEVAKASLEQANSQLTDSETEIAKLRGSKIDRKIGTNIGDLCPICTEGTVIDMGGCNTCNNCNVQLKCGL encoded by the coding sequence ATGTACGATAAACAATTAATAGAGTCTTTAAATAAAGATATAAAGGATCATTTTCCTCATTTAAAACAAATTGAAGAATCATATAGTAAATATTTTGAAGGTGTTTCTCGTTTAGTAATGATTGATAGATATTCACAAAAAGACAAAGAATTACTATCTTTAAAAAAAGGTGATTTAATTGTTACTGTCTTAAAAGAAAATTCAGTTTTCCCGGCCAGAGGAATAGGAAGAGTAACTCATATAAATAAAGAAAATGAAACAGTTAAAATAGTTGTTGAAGAGGAATTTATAGGTCAAATAGATACTGCAATTTTAGTTGATGGAACAAATAATATAATCGAGAGACCATTAATTTTAGTCGAAAAACCATTAGAAATATTTTATGAACAAATAGCTTATAGAGTGGCTCACGCTTTGGCTATTAATGAGGACTCTAAAAATAAAAATGAAATTGCTGAAGACTTTTTTCATGAACTTTCTGATTTAAACGTAATTCCAGCGGGTCGTGTCTTACATGGTGCTGGTTCTGGATCAAATGTTACTTTTTTTAATTGCTTTGTAATGCCTATGATTAAAGATTCTAGAACTGGCATTTCAAATCATCGTTCTGAAGTTATGGAAATTATGTCACGCGGCGGTGGAGTTGGTACAAATGGTTCTACTTTGCGACCTAAAGGGGAACTTGCAAAAACAGTTGGTGGTAAATCATCTGGAGCAGTTTCTTGATTGAATGATATAGCTTCTTTAACACATTTAGTTGAACAAGGTGGATCAAGACGCGGAGCACAAATGATTATGATGGCAGATTGACATCCAGATATCGTTGAATTTATTATTTCAAAAATGCAAAATCCTAAAATTTTACAATGATTAAAAAATAATGCAAAAGATGAATTAATTCGTGAAGAGGCAAGACGTAAATTAAAATTTATACCATTAACATATCATGAACAAATAATGTATGAACATTTATTACGTGATCAAACTTTACCAGCTGATGTAATATCTGAAATATCTACTAAATTAAATGATGGAGGAATTTGAGAAGTTAATAATCCTAATTTCTTAACTGGTGCAAATATTTCTATAGCAATTACTAATGATTTTATGAATGCAGTTGAGAAAGATTTAGATTGAGAATTAAAATTTCCAGATATTACAAATTATACAAAATCACAAAAAGAAGCATATGATGAAAAATGATCTTCAATTGGTGATGTTAGAGTTTGAGAGCAAATGGGTTATAAAATAAAAACTCATCATAAATTAAAAGCAAAAGATTTATGAGATTTAATTAATTTTTGTGCAAATTATTCTGCAGAACCTGGAATATTCTTTATGGATGTTGCAAATGAAATGACAAATGCAAAATCATATGGTATGAGTGTTGTAGCTACAAATCCATGTGGTGAACAACCTTTAGCTGCCTATTCTGTTTGTAATTTAGCAGCAGTTAATTTAGCTAATTTTGTAAATAAGAAAACAGGAGAAATTTTATTTGATAAATTAAAACACACAATTACAACAACTGTGCGTATGCAAGATAATGTTATTGATGTTACACCGTATTTTTTAGAGGCAAATAAAAATCAAGCAATTAATGAAAGACGAGTTGGTCTTGGTGTAATGGGATTACATGATTTATTAATTTGATCAGGATATCGATATGGAAGTAAAAAAGCAAATGAAATAACAGATAAAATATTTGAAGTGATTGCCACAACCGCCTATCAAGCTTCTGTTGATTTAGCTAAAATAAAAGGTTCATTTCCATATTTAGAATCTAAAGAAGCATTTATTAATACAGGCTATATGAAAAAAATGCCACAAAAAATTAGAGAAGCAGTCTTGCGTGATGGAATAAGAAATTCACATTTATTAACGATTGCCCCAACAGGTTCAACAGGCACAATGGTCGGTGTGTCAACTGGATTAGAGCCATACTTTGGTTTTAAATTTTATCGTTCTGGAAGATTGGGTAAAAACATTGAAATTAATGCTAGAATTGTTACTGAATATTTAACGCAACATTCAGAATATACAGATAAAAATCTACCAGATATTTTTGTTTCAGCAATGGAATTAACGCCAGAAGAACATGTAGATGTACAAACTACAATTCAAAGATGGGTTGACTCTTCAATATCAAAAACCGTCAATGCGCCAAGAGGCTTTGCTGTAAAAGATGTTGAAAAAATTTATATGCGTTTATTTAAAAATGGAGCTAAAGGGGGGACTGTTTATGTTGATGGTTCTCGTGATTCACAAGTATTATCATTATCAAATGATGATTCAAAACAAGATCAATCTTCATTTGTACAACTTGAAATTGATGAAGTAGCCAAAGCATCTTTAGAGCAAGCAAATAGTCAATTAACAGATTCGGAAACAGAAATCGCTAAATTAAGAGGTTCAAAAATAGATAGAAAAATAGGTACAAATATTGGGGATTTATGTCCAATATGTACTGAGGGAACTGTAATTGACATGGGTGGATGTAATACTTGCAATAATTGTAATGTACAACTTAAATGTGGTTTATAA
- the pheS gene encoding phenylalanine--tRNA ligase subunit alpha produces the protein MTLKELVEQLDVFLDEIKKTNNEELKVLKAKIFGKQGAIATSMQEMKNLSADQKKEFGQTINKIRLNLIDEFDKRELKLENEQINKIIQKELIDISLPGKVHQTGSSHILNQTLNSLADIFSRMGFRIIDGPEIEYDSYNFEMLNIPVNHPARDMQDTFYFDAQKLLRTHTSPNQIREMIRTKSKDDVLAIIAPGKVFRRDSDDQTHSHQFMQMEGLMVGKNINMGHLKGTLETFVKSFYGIDREIKFRASYFPFTEPSVEVDVMCGICTGKGCQSCHNVGWIEILGAGMVHPNVLRNGGYDPNIYSGFAFGMGIERITMLKYNIKDIRYFYNGDIKVLEQFKGEN, from the coding sequence ATGACATTAAAAGAATTAGTTGAGCAATTAGATGTTTTTTTAGATGAAATTAAAAAAACAAATAATGAAGAATTAAAAGTATTGAAAGCAAAAATATTTGGTAAACAAGGAGCAATTGCAACCTCAATGCAAGAGATGAAGAATTTATCTGCAGATCAAAAAAAAGAATTTGGTCAAACTATTAATAAAATTAGATTAAATTTAATAGATGAGTTTGATAAACGTGAGTTAAAGTTAGAGAATGAACAAATAAATAAAATAATTCAAAAAGAATTAATTGATATATCTTTACCGGGCAAAGTACATCAGACCGGAAGTTCACACATTTTAAATCAGACATTAAATTCATTGGCCGATATTTTTTCTAGAATGGGTTTTAGAATAATAGACGGTCCTGAAATTGAATATGATAGTTATAATTTTGAAATGCTAAATATACCAGTAAATCATCCAGCGCGTGATATGCAAGATACATTTTATTTTGATGCACAAAAACTTTTACGTACACATACTTCACCAAATCAAATTCGTGAAATGATTCGTACTAAATCTAAAGATGATGTATTAGCAATAATAGCACCAGGTAAAGTTTTTAGAAGAGATTCAGATGACCAAACACATTCTCATCAATTTATGCAAATGGAAGGATTAATGGTTGGCAAAAATATTAATATGGGCCATTTAAAAGGCACATTAGAAACATTCGTAAAAAGTTTCTATGGAATTGATCGAGAAATTAAATTTCGCGCTTCTTATTTTCCGTTTACAGAACCATCTGTTGAAGTTGATGTAATGTGTGGTATATGTACAGGTAAAGGATGTCAGTCTTGTCATAATGTTGGCTGAATAGAAATATTGGGCGCTGGTATGGTGCATCCAAATGTATTGAGAAACGGCGGATACGATCCAAATATTTATTCTGGGTTTGCATTTGGTATGGGTATTGAAAGAATTACTATGTTAAAATACAACATTAAAGATATTCGTTATTTTTATAATGGAGATATTAAAGTTTTAGAACAATTTAAAGGAGAAAATTAA
- a CDS encoding helix-turn-helix domain-containing protein: MEMISPKDKEKIIKEYEKSGVSAKNFAPTRNISDVSLRNWTKAYKANGIDGLYTKYDKDR; the protein is encoded by the coding sequence ATGGAAATGATTTCTCCAAAAGATAAAGAAAAAATTATCAAAGAATATGAGAAATCGGGTGTTTCTGCAAAGAATTTTGCACCCACACGTAATATAAGTGACGTTTCACTACGCAACTGAACTAAAGCGTATAAAGCCAACGGTATTGATGGCTTATATACAAAATATGACAAAGACAGATAA